Proteins encoded by one window of Actinocorallia herbida:
- a CDS encoding SGNH/GDSL hydrolase family protein, with protein MSAWQKMAVIGDSIASGVREPAAGYDDLSWIDRMTTALGTETLNLGERDLRAREVRDRQLAPALAFRPDLAVVVCGGNDAFSRTFDPAALEADLTHMVGAFRAIGAEVLTLGLFDIVASGLITDARFLAEFQPRLTLLHDITERVSHTHGAVFADFRAHPSVADPSIYSSDLIHLNARGHAIAAETALALLAQRAPIA; from the coding sequence TCGCCTCCGGCGTCCGCGAACCCGCCGCCGGCTACGACGACCTGTCCTGGATCGACCGGATGACCACCGCGCTCGGCACCGAGACCCTGAACCTCGGCGAACGCGACCTCCGGGCCCGCGAGGTGCGCGACCGCCAACTGGCGCCCGCACTCGCGTTCCGGCCCGATCTCGCCGTCGTCGTGTGCGGCGGCAACGACGCCTTCAGCCGGACCTTCGACCCCGCCGCCCTGGAGGCCGACCTCACCCACATGGTCGGCGCGTTCCGCGCGATCGGCGCCGAGGTCCTCACCCTCGGCCTGTTCGACATCGTCGCCTCCGGCCTCATCACCGACGCCCGCTTCCTCGCGGAGTTCCAGCCTCGCCTGACCCTCCTGCACGACATCACCGAACGCGTCTCCCACACGCACGGCGCGGTCTTCGCCGACTTCCGCGCCCACCCGTCCGTCGCCGACCCGTCCATCTACAGCAGCGACCTCATCCACCTGAACGCCCGCGGCCACGCCATCGCCGCCGAGACCGCCTTGGCGCTGCTCGCCCAGCGCGCACCCATCGCCTGA